tttctttatctACACGTAACCAAaagatttcttattttaaacatttgaatatttaaaaacatttaacacTCAAGTATtggtaatttcttttaaatatatgaACAAGTAGACTGTACTTGAGACATGTGGATGATCATTTGGCTTTGAGGCTTTCTTATTACTTTTAATAAGACTTTGGATTCCtttgtaaaaaaaatcttaggCTAATGATCCTGTTCCTGGACTGCTAAGCTCTTGATCCTGCACCCTGCCTTTAAAAATACTGGCTTCACAATGGGCAAGCACTTTTTTGAACTTGAAATCGTATCACATTGTTAATCCTACTCATAAACTAATGGTTAAAGATAGTAGTTTTTTCTAACAATTTTAGCCTGTATTCTTTCTCAGTTAAAGTGAACATATGAGAAGTCTTGGATAATTAATCGATAAAAGGTAGTACTTGCCTTAAAGCCTTCATCTGTAATAATTGGTATGTGAAGGTATACACTGAATGCTATGTACTtgtgctgtgtgacagcacTTTCTATAATTAGTGCCACTAAATATGAGGTGGACATTTCTGTAAAATGTAGACACTGCCAGATATAGTATAGCCAAGCAGTGGTGTAACTTATACCTGAGTTTCATGTTAGTTTTTGGGTATCAGTTcaacagaaaaatacttttgctTCCAAAGGCAACCATGCTATAAATGTAAACTCCGTAAGTGTGTAAAACCTCTTAGTTTAGATTtaccttcttttcctccttctctacTTACCCTCTTCCAGGGTTATCTTTCCAGGGCTATTCAACAGATAATGATTGTATGTCTTTGGTAATTCCTACttcagcctggctcagctttcCACTACTTTATAGATGGAACAAAGTATCAGAAAGTCACATAGATTTTAAATCTAATGCTAAACTTTCTGAAGTCccttttcaaattctttgtTGAAATTGCTTTTCATGTTATTTTTATCTACCACAACATAACTAAGACTTGAATTCTATATGTAATTGTTTTGAAACTTTGATGTATATTGTGTAACAGGgttttttaagaaattattgGTTCATTGCATGTCTTCTTTATAAATCTTATTCTGTAGATTAAAAGAGACTCTGAGGAACCTGGTGGtaattcaaaataaaagtaGCAAAAGGATGTTGGTAAATCAGTATGTAAGGAAATGTTCTTACATATGTTTGTGAAATATAGAGGAGTACATGGACTACAGAGAATTCCAGTTTTCTAATTGGAAGGGATTTTATGCATTTCTGGAGTATTTACAGGAATTTGCTCTAAGTACAAGAGGTAATATAGACTACTGAGAGCTTTTGATAATTAAGAGAGCTACAAATCCTACAGATAGAAATGGCTACaacttttaaatgtttaaatttttaaatgttcttgttttaaattataaacTGCTAAATAATTTACTCCTGGTGTTCAGGAGATCTTGCTGTCTTTTAATGTTGTCATTGTTGTCATGTGTGCAATAGGAAGTGTTCATTCCATTCCATAGTTTTAAAGCTGTATTGTGTCTTTTAGGCCTAAAGACTGCCTCCGCTCTATTATGAAGAGAGTGAACCATAAAGATCCGCATGTCGCTATGCAAGCATTAACAGTAGGTTCTTTTTAATGtagttcattttcttcctgaaaagtTATATTGCAAAAAATTTCTAAGTCTTAATCTTTCTTTCATTAGCTTCTAGGAGCATGTGTATCAAACTGtggcaaaatatttcatttagaaGTCTGTTCAAGAGATTTTGCCAGTGAAGTAAGCAATGTGTTGAATAAGGTAATGTATTGCATTGACTTTTACATTTCACCTGTAAGTGAAATTAGATAGAGAATTGGGGTAATCTGGAAGTGGAATGGAATCTACTTTTAGAGGACTGCAAAGatgggggaggagaaggagagacGATTACTGTAAAGACTGTGGCTCTCAGAACTTCCTGAATGCCACTTCATACTAGTTAACATAGGTATTCTGTTTGGGGGAGGTGTGGCAtgttaatttataaaaaaactACTATATTTTCACATTAAATAACATCAGTAAAACGTTAAATACAAATATGATGAAATGGAGATAGAGCAGGGGGTTCTATGTAAtcttattttactttattttggGCCTAGCACATACTGTACTGGCACAAACACAATGCTGATGTATTATTCTCTATTCTAATGAAAACTGAGTGCTAAACTTGACTACAAAGTAAGGTATCTGTATGTTTTATACTGACAGTAACATGCAATTACTTGAAATTAAGATTGTATTCTTACATTATTTAACTAGTTTCTACTGTCCATGCAGGGTCATCCAAAAGTGTGTGAGAAGCTGAAAGCCCTTATGGTGGAATGGACTGATGAATTCAAGAATGACCCACAGCTTAGTTTAATATCTGCTATGATAAAAAATCTTAAGGAGCAAGGAGTTACTTTCCCAGCTATTGGTTCACAGGTATATTAGGTTTTTGTGGTTGTTCTCAAAGCGTGTCACAAATTCTTTTTAACCTCAGTTCTGTATTTTACAGTTTGTAGTCTTGAATTCTAGAATGTTTggcaaacaaaatgaaatctACCTTGTCTTAATAAAACTTTTCTTTGAGGATTGAAATGCTCtaaattattttagatttttataTAGCAGATGAATACAAAGGGAAATGGTGAACTTAATGCACTGTCAGTTTTTTGTTGGATTCATTTTTACATCTTTTACTTTTGGCTAGGCTGCTGAACAGGCAAAAGCAAGTCCAGCTCTAGTTGCCAAAGATCCTGGTACAGTAGCCACcaaaaaggaagaggaggatttAGCTAAAGGTGAGTGCATTTATTTGCTGACATGATGCATATTGATTTATTTAAAGGAACAGTAGCCAATCTGTATGTGTTACTAATGGCTTCTTCAACAGTCAACCCACCAAAGTCTACTTTTAAAGAGATCTGTGTCTCAAAAGCATATCTGTGTTGAGTTTCATAAAGTTTGTGTCCACTCTGCCCCTTCTTAAATATGatccatttttttctgcaaacttgagctgaGTTTAATATGAGTGAAACTTCTCTGCTCAGTCAAGCTTAATTGAAAATGACCCAGAAATGTGAAATTATTCAAGGAATGATAgggaggaaaataaaggaaGGGGCAAATTATTGCTTGtttaagtaaaaaataattttgttaattATGAATTAAGGAGGGACTTTACTGTGAAGGTGACCAAGCACTAGCAAGGTTTCTCAGGGAATCGTGTCATGGTGTCTTTATTCTTGGAGATATTAAAAAGCTGTTGTTGGCAGTCAGCTGTGGTGACCCTGCATGAACAGGGGATTGGACCAGATGACttccagaggtgccttccaacctCAGCCAATCTGTGTGAAtctgattctgtgaattcaTGCTAAGGGCTCCTGTCTAACAGAGAACCAGTGTGCACTGGAGCTGCTGTATCCTTTTAATGTTTCAAGCAATCTGGAAAAGTTCAACACGGTGTACGATGTAAAATaagaatgtaaatattttacacCAGTTCAAGATTGTAacaataatataataataaaaattggaTGACTTGGTGGAGTTATTCTATTTGTGCGTAAATGCTATCTATTCATCCTGTCCATGTTGGAAGCCTCAGTAAATCCTTAGGCAGAATTCTGCTCTTTGCTATTTACCATTAATTCTAAGAGAAAGACATAAAGTCATTAAAATGCAACAGGTATagaattatattaaaaattttcacagaattaaagTTTTGTATCAATCAACCCATTTTTATAGGGAATTTTCATCTGAGTAACTCTTCTTTTGTAGCTATTGAGCTATCACTAAAAGAACAAAGGCAACAGCAAACAACACTTTCCAGTTTGTATCCAAGCACCTCAAGCCTTTTAACAAACCACAAACATGAGGGCCGAAAGGTTCGTGCAATCTACGATTTTGAGGCTGCTGAAGATAACGAACTAACTTTTAAAGCTGGAGAACTTATAACTATACTTGATGACAGGTAAGTTATATAGAATGCCTACTAGAATTATGTTAAACTgtaaaaattaattagaaataaTTATATCTTCTATGTAGAAGCATACCTTGAAATACAAcgattgaaaattatttttatattaatactTTATTTTGTTATCTTCTCAATTTTTTACAGATAAATGTATTTGCATAAAAATTCTTGTGGAAAGATTTCTGCATATATGCAAGTTATATTTATGTGCTAGTAATATAAAAGCCTTTACTGTGCAATCCCTAGGGAAGTTCCATGTGAATATGGGATTTCTGATGTATGGGGGCtctacttattttttttttaatctttagtGATCCAAATTGGTGGAAAGGTGAAACTCATCAGGGTATAGGATTGTTTCCATCTAATTTCGTAACAGCTGATCTTTCTGCTGAGCCTGAAATGAGTAAGTAACTTTACATTTATGTATATATGTTTAACTCTGCCATGGCTCATAGGTGATTTCCTTTCCCTTATGATGGAGTTCAGTTGCAAGTTAATTTGATGATTGGAGTAAAACTGAGGAGCCCTTGCTATGCTATCGCAGACAGTCAGACCAAAGTTGCCCAAACTGTCTttgcaaaataatttgctttactattttattttaataatgaacTTGCTGAAAAATGGTGCtgtctgctgctgcctttgtcAGCAGTTTCTTTGAGTCTCCTGGAATCACTCCACTGACACCTAGATAGACGTGGACAACAGCAGCTTTTTTTCCAAACTGCCTTTTTGTCCAGTTGCAATGGTGCATATCTAATTGAGATGAAACTGAAGGCCTCATGGCAGATAGGACTTGAAGACAGATCACCAGTGTTCAAATAGGTCAAGAAAGCTACATACTGTAGGTATGTACATGTGCATTGTGGACAGAGGGATTTTCTGCGTGTACTTTTGTcgccctgattttttaagattttctaaagccttctgagtttacgTTCTTGTAGCAAACTTTCCCACACACTTTATGTAAataacctattgttttgcattccttcatagaggtggagaaatttgatggactggtagtttgtccagtgcCATTGGAGAGGTGGCGCTTTgaccctccaatccactgtcacctttggaaaactataaatgattggcgtcagaaaaaataaactagCCTTTTTACTTCAACAATAGCAGCAGCTTGTGTTATGCTTTCTCGTGTCCTATAATGACACAGTTTATTTATATCCATCCAATctactttaaatatttaataaaaatattaaatattatataaGACTTCAAGATTCTAGAACTGATTTCTGTAAATCTCATGGGTTTGCAATATTAATCTTCTGTGATCTCAATTTGAGGGTGCTAGAAGTACGAGCAGGTCAGCAGAATTACATGCTGTAGCAGTCATTTGTGCTATGCTAAGACTATGTAATAAGAgtcatattttgcttttttgctaAATATAGAGCTTGTTTGTGCTAGTCTCCAGTACGGAGGAACGAGATGCTTTGCATAGAGGATTTGGTGAAGAAGGAATAGAGACCTTTCTGTTGTGGACTTTGctttggagaaaagaaggctcagttTGTCATAGATGATTTTATCTGTTTTATCTTAAACTTGACTTGCTAGCCCTATTGTTTCCAATCACTCTTTCCAAGTCATTTATCCTTATGACCTTTTAATATGTATGTTATGTGTAGGGAGACTGTGATAAAGCCATTTACTTGCTAAAACATATTTCTGCTGAGCTTGTGTGAACTGATCTGTTTTTTTATGATGTGAATTACagataagaaaattatttaggaCTATGGCTTTCAAATGTCAATGaaatactaatttttaaaattttcacagTAGAGGTTTCAAATGCAAGAAACCTATAACCTATACTAGTTATATAATATTTATGtcagtgtttattttttcttttataaaattgAATCTGGCTGTTTATCTTACAGTGAAAGCTGAGAAGAAAACAGTGCAGTTCAGTGATGAAGTTCAAGTAGAGACAATAGAACCTGAGCCAGAACCAGTTTATATTGATGAAGTAAGCATGGCAAAAATACTGATTGGTATAAAATGCATTGCTGGGATATTTAAGTATGTGATGTTTAACCCTTTCATCTTGTACTTCAAAAATATGAtaaaaagagaatggaaagagAGGTTTCTTtaaagtaataaataaaatcttcagTATTCTCTTTTGTCAAAGAGTCTTGAAGTTTTCAGGAATTTCTGAAACTGAATTTGGAACTGCATTCCATTTAGGGCCCTACATGAAGGTTGTACATCTGTTTACCTCCAAGCTGGAATCTTAGTGCTGAGTAGCACATCTACTTTCAAATTTTACTTAAAGTACTTCAGGATCCCATAGAGATGCCCATCTTGACTGCTCACTTAGATTTATTTCCAGTATAACCACCATTGTCTACCGTCAGACTGAAAGATCTCTTTCTGTCCCTGAAAGGCCTGAAATTCTGTTCCTCTGTAAGTAATATTTAGAAAGATATTTACGATCTCACCACAGTGATCCCGTAGGGTTTCCAGAAACATTCAGTCCAGAAagttttcccccctccccctttttttttaacctctacCTGGGTTCTGTCATTGTTTTTTGAAATGAGAAATCAGTTACTGCCTTACTGAAGTCCTGTTTAAGtcccacctcaaaacctctTCTTCCCAGGAGATACTAGTTTGTAACCTGCTGAAATAGATAATCTGAGGCCTGTCTTGAGGTGCCTTccagcttttgttttctgtgagtCCAttgttgatttttgttttagtgtcttttgtttttaaatttgcCACAGTATAATTTTTAAGGAAGTAGTTAATTTGACTTTTATCCACCTTTCCATGGTTTAAGGAGGACAAAACATGGTTTGATTTTTCTACTTTCATACAACCTATAACTCAGTGTGAAAAAGGCTATTTATTTGATACTGCTCAGCTAAtaaatgattaaaaataatttatgtgtAATGTTTTTGGTACTTTAACCAATATAGTTCAGTCCAAGACATATTTTTCAAAGACTTGATGCCTGTTTGTTTTCTAACCTTTGATGTTTCTATTACATGAGGGTTGCACTTGAACTCCTTACTTAAGCTTGACTTATTCTGAAGTAAATCCTGAGATGCCTCCAAACAGCACTTCATTACATTGGTAATGACATGGCTCATATACTGAATTAGGTCTCAAGTacttaaaaattgcttttcagtGAATTTGAAGTACTTTCTCAATGCATTCTGTCAAAAAATTTCCACTAATCCCACTAGGTGGTGGTATTGCATATGCAATATCTAGGCTGGAAAAATAGGAACTGCTTAGAAAACAATACATGTTTAGAAGGACTTTTAGGAATAAAGGAGTATTCTGTACATTCCACTTGTTAccattattttttctcatttagcTTTTCCTTATTCAAGCATCTTCATTCCTGTAGAGTAGCATGTatcatttgcattttcttaaaGTTAGTCTAGTTGATTCTCAAGTGCCAAGAAATCAAAATGGCTGTTGTGAACAGCTGCTTTAATTTACTATCCTGAAAGTGCTAATTCCCTTGCTACCACATTTGCCCTAATAATACAATTTGTGTTCCAGGATAAAATGGACCAACTCTTGCAGATGTTACAAAGTGCTGATCCATCTGATGACCAGCCAGACCTCCCAGAATTGCTTCATCTTGAGGGTAACAGAAAAGAATGAGTTTTTAATTGATGTTTTCCTCACTGGTAATTTTCTGTATCAAGGCAAATTGAAACTAAGCTGAAACTACTTCAGTTTGTGTGCATGTGAGAAGCATGCCTGAGAAAAGTGCCTGAGCCATAATTATCTTTTCACTTCTTGTTTCCCACATCTATGAGACCAAAGTGCAAAATGTTAACTTAAATCAAATCTACTTTTCTCTAAAGTAAACGGtttcctatattttttttcccttttcaagaCATATAAATACTTAATTCAATCAAATTaatccataatttttttttccttcacagagTAGCACAGCATGAGTGGCAAAAGGAGTGTCAGGAAGATTCCATGAGAGGAAGCAGAAATACTAGGGAGGTTTAGAATAGACCTATGGGTGTCCCACATGCTTTTCAATTGCATGTGTATTTCTGGAGGAGTTGTATATTAAGAAATAACTCAGAGAGTGCTACAAATTATCCTACTCTGAGTCATTGTTCAGACTACCTCTTCAAAGAGATATTACGGATCATTTTACCTAGGCTGATAGATGCaccaaaatttttaaaatagaatttggaaaaggaagaaaggaaacttCCCGATTATGAGACAGAACATAGGCTTAAACTGACAATTCAGATGATACCAGACTTTGTTAAGAAAATGCCAGTTTCTACATCTATCTAGAagttaataattaaaaaatgcataGGTTTGTAAACTTTTAGATATCTCCTATCTTTCCACACCCATCTGGCTCATGATGTCTATAAATGAATCCTCTTTTAGGAAATAACATCAGCGACATGTCTGCACATATTCTAGTTCCACTGAAACTAAAGAGAGGTAAAAAAACACATGACTGGTTTTATTCTTTCAAGTCCCAAATATAGCTATAGAGGCTGTTGTCTAAGAAGCAGATTGCCTGTATCTCATCCAGgacagaggcagagaaatttaaGGTATGCTTGTCAACCAGTCTGCAGATACGGCTTACTTTAGGAGTTGCTTCAAAATGCATTGTGAGATCATTAAAGCGATGCTGAATTTTATATTAAACCGTGGGACTGCTCCTAGAATCTGAAAGAAGCAGCGTGGTCAGATGATTACTCCCCAGCTACCTGCAACAGCACTTGTCAAACATATGGCTACATATAGTTCTACAATGCTAATTCAAGATTACTTGCTCTACACTTAATTAGGCTTCGGTGAACTACTGTTTTTGGCATAGGTTCTGAAAATTTTGCTGTAGATGTGTTTTGAGTTCTTGGTTCCTACCAGTGGTGGCAGATGCTGATCAACATTTGGCACAAAAACCCCTCCATTTTCTTCTGCCATCCACATGTCCTGTCACAAATGGCTTTGAATTGGAGAGCTCATCCTGACGTGTTCAGGAGCCCAGAGTTTGTAGTTGGCAGCAGAGCAGTCATCATGTTAACAGACATCTAAACAATCTTTGTCATACCTTTTGCCACACTTGGTACTACACATAAAAGCATGCAGAACTTCGGGTTTTACATCTTTTCCCAGCATTTCTGCCAATGCATTACTGATCCCAGGTTCAAAGAAGCAGATGGGTACCTCTCATACAACTCCTCTTTCATTTGGGCTTGCCTTCAAGGAACTCAATAATGATGTCCTTTCACTTGTCATGGCTCAGATGTTTTCAGGACCTTCTGCATTTCTAATATCCAGAATTTCCttttcagctctgtgtctgtaaATTTTACATTTGACAAACTCTGCCTTTCTGCTAATTAGCCATGGTTTGCTTGGCAGTTAGATGAGCCACATGTCCATGTGCTGAAAGGAGGCATGGggtgcatttttgtttattttaatgctttttttattctgattctGGTAAgaatttctgttgttttttgcACATGTCATTGGTTTGAAAAATCCCCTTCCCCCAATTAGAATTCTAGTGAGACAAATGTGCTGCTGGTGTCTTTGATGTGCACATGATTGAATCATTGCAACCGGTTTTCTCCTTCATTGTTTTCATAGTCTTTTTGTAGTAAAGTTGGATGAGCACATGCCAGTTGGTTGCAGTGCCAgatcttcttccttgaagaagAGATCCTTTCAATTCATGTGAACCTTTTATGCAAAATAGTGTCAGTTTTATACTTCCTGGATGTTAAATGTGTTTTGTTTCactttagttttattttaaaatatacttttaaaattgtatCAGTACTGAAAACTTCAGCTGGGTCTCATTCTTAAATTGTTCGCGATAGTACCTCTgttattaaaatttttttgaTGTACAGATTATAGTAATGaactaaaataaaattggaCTAGCATCTATTTctatctaatttttttttattgctttctaaCTTTGCAGTATGGAATACTCTGatatattttaatgtctttctGTTCTAGCAATGTGCCACCAGATGGGACCTCTCATAGATGAAAAATTGGAGGATATAGACAGGTAAAAAGAAATGTCATGTGTTTTGactgaaattaaaattcatTCTTAGAAACCAGAGTTGTTACTTGATAATATCTTAATTTCTGTGGATACTGGCAAAGAAAATATGTGCATTTATTAGTAGTTTCTCTGAGAAGAGgtctgaagattttttttcccatagtCTCATAATATTTTATAGTGTTGTACCATTTGACTCTCTGGTATTTGTCAGGCATCACTTAACAGTAAGAAAATGTTACTTAACACACCTCATGAAATTACTTTGTGTTGTCTGTCCTATAATAAAGTTTTCTAAATTGTAGAATGAaatctaaaatatattttctaggAAACATTCAGAACTTTCAGAGCTCAATGTTAAAGCAATGGAGGCTCTTTCTTTGTATAACAAATTGATGAATGAGGACCCAATGTATTCCATGTATGCAAAACTACAAAACCAGCAGTATTACATGCAGTCATCTGGTGTTTCTGGCTCTCAGGTATGGATGTAACCTTTCATAGCCATTGACCTTATCAAGTACACACTGGCTGAACAgtgtttctctctgttttttttttttttgcatggtttgtaaaaaagaaaaaagtttgttttcagCTACAAACTTTGGATGCTCTTCTTTTGTGGGTTCTAAAGCTTTTAGTGTTTTTCTGTTCAGTTCCTTTTGATCAAGGAAAAAGCCCATCTTGGGCTTTAAGttgcataaaattaaaaaataaaactgccaGGGCTTTGCATAGTGGgccaaagaaaataaacaaccaaaGGAGTACAATTTTTCCCCATCTACTCATAGATAATTCAACATGAAAATGCTATGAAAGAATTACCATTATTAACTTCAGTAATTTAAATACTAAATGCTCTTCACTGTTACTTGAAAAAAAACTATTTGAGAGGATGTCTTTATGTTCTAAAGTCAGATATTAAATAGCaaattttcttgtattttatttctaatgcTGCTTTATTTAACTTCCTAGGTTTATCCAGGGCAAACTCAAGGTAATGCGTATTTGGTGGCAGGGAGTGCACAGATGGGCCACGTTCAAGGTTACAATCTTCCACCAGAACAGCTCCCTTCTCTCAGCCAAGGCACAGTTACTCCATCTGCCAGCTCAGTAATTCCTGGTCAGCCTGCACAGACGTCTTACACAAAGTaattatatgtatttttctATTCAAGTTTAAATCAATTTTAAGAGAGActcttttttaaattacagaaatataaTTATAAACACAACTGAAAGATACTTTAGTGCAATAATTTCCAGAGTGCTTTTTACTGGTATCATGTATCTGGTAAAAATACCTGACAAACTtctagttttttattttttttttttaatgttatctAGTTTTTAACTTTCTGCATACAAAATATGTAATTTATATAGCTCTATActtttttatataaaacataGAGAAAAGTTACACAGACATGATTCAGTAGTATTAGTAACTTTTAATATACTTTTAATGATGAAGATTatctgctgctctggctggctCTGCATAATTTCTGAGAGTGTATATTCTACTGTTCCTTTGTCAAATATCTTACCACAGAAGAATGGGGAGAAATCTGCTCATTTTGGGAAAGAAGTGAATGAGCTATGAATACTTATTAAAGCTTATATAGCTTGCCCAAATAAGGAAGCTAAAAGTGGTTTTCTACATTTGGCTGGATGGCCAGAGACACTAAGTCTTGATTAAGACACCTATATTGTGAAAAGGTTTGTGGGCTTTTGTTAGTTAGTTTtagtttgcttggttttttttttttttttaactccctgtgaaaagtaattttattctaAAAAGTTGGGAGAGATGTCCATCTTGTCATTAATGTATTTGTTAGTCTTTGTCCCCAAGGGTATTTATTTGGGATAGTAAAGCATACAATGATAAAGTGAGTTTCTGCATATTCATATGACttgttttgctatttaaaactgttgggttttgtttttttcatgaaCAGAATGGAAGATAGATGGTATTCCATGTTGCACCTTAAATCAGAAGTACAAATACATGGTCTGATTTTAAATCCATGGGGCGTGTCTATTAAATGTTTAAATCTGAGGAGTGTGAGTTTTAATGGGAATAGTCATTGGCTACAGTTTTAAATATGAAACATGTTCCAGAGttagaatatttttatgtgTATAAATAGAATAACAGAAGAAGCAGTAaagtttttctgttctgttggTAAATTGTTTGTTAATTCTACTTTAaatagtttttctctttttttttttttttttttttttttttttttttttttttttttttcttcagtgcaaTGGTTGGTTCTGTTGCTGGAAGTACCTACTCTAACCAGCCTTCAGTGTATAGTCCACCACCTGGTACTGTTGATGTTGCTGCTTATCAGAATGCTGGAACTAGTATGTCCCAGGTGCCAAACTATAACTTAGCATCTACAGCTCTGCCACAGACAGCAGGCAGTCAGCAAGCAGCTCCACAACAACCACAGCCTCCACCACCTCAACAACCACAGCACAGTTACTCACAGAAGGCTCTGCTATAGGACCCAGGACTTCTGATTCCTAATCTTCTTTAACCTCTGCTAAAGGCGGTTGGCGATTCTATGAGTTTCTTCATTTAATCTCTTAAACTTTGTTTATCCTCAGCTTAATAAGAATCTCTCTTGGTGAACAAGTTCAATTTGCACTGactttttaggatttttttttaattttgcagaaGAACTGATATATttagaaaatttatttccttttaaaat
This sequence is a window from Anomalospiza imberbis isolate Cuckoo-Finch-1a 21T00152 chromosome 1, ASM3175350v1, whole genome shotgun sequence. Protein-coding genes within it:
- the STAM gene encoding signal transducing adapter molecule 1 isoform X2 translates to MNTAEDWGLILDICDKVGQSRTGPKDCLRSIMKRVNHKDPHVAMQALTLLGACVSNCGKIFHLEVCSRDFASEVSNVLNKGHPKVCEKLKALMVEWTDEFKNDPQLSLISAMIKNLKEQGVTFPAIGSQAAEQAKASPALVAKDPGTVATKKEEEDLAKAIELSLKEQRQQQTTLSSLYPSTSSLLTNHKHEGRKVRAIYDFEAAEDNELTFKAGELITILDDSDPNWWKGETHQGIGLFPSNFVTADLSAEPEMMKAEKKTVQFSDEVQVETIEPEPEPVYIDEDKMDQLLQMLQSADPSDDQPDLPELLHLEAMCHQMGPLIDEKLEDIDRKHSELSELNVKAMEALSLYNKLMNEDPMYSMYAKLQNQQYYMQSSGVSGSQVYPGQTQGNAYLVAGSAQMGHVQGYNLPPEQLPSLSQGTVTPSASSVIPGQPAQTSYTNAMVGSVAGSTYSNQPSVYSPPPGTVDVAAYQNAGTSMSQVPNYNLASTALPQTAGSQQAAPQQPQPPPPQQPQHSYSQKALL
- the STAM gene encoding signal transducing adapter molecule 1 isoform X1; protein product: MPLFATNPFDQDVEKATSEMNTAEDWGLILDICDKVGQSRTGPKDCLRSIMKRVNHKDPHVAMQALTLLGACVSNCGKIFHLEVCSRDFASEVSNVLNKGHPKVCEKLKALMVEWTDEFKNDPQLSLISAMIKNLKEQGVTFPAIGSQAAEQAKASPALVAKDPGTVATKKEEEDLAKAIELSLKEQRQQQTTLSSLYPSTSSLLTNHKHEGRKVRAIYDFEAAEDNELTFKAGELITILDDSDPNWWKGETHQGIGLFPSNFVTADLSAEPEMMKAEKKTVQFSDEVQVETIEPEPEPVYIDEDKMDQLLQMLQSADPSDDQPDLPELLHLEAMCHQMGPLIDEKLEDIDRKHSELSELNVKAMEALSLYNKLMNEDPMYSMYAKLQNQQYYMQSSGVSGSQVYPGQTQGNAYLVAGSAQMGHVQGYNLPPEQLPSLSQGTVTPSASSVIPGQPAQTSYTNAMVGSVAGSTYSNQPSVYSPPPGTVDVAAYQNAGTSMSQVPNYNLASTALPQTAGSQQAAPQQPQPPPPQQPQHSYSQKALL